One region of Chryseobacterium sp. SORGH_AS_0447 genomic DNA includes:
- the nuoE gene encoding NAD(P)H-dependent oxidoreductase subunit E: MSETIAFKPESLALVHKMMARYPEGRQKSALIPVLHLAQKEFGGWLDVPVMDYVAELLSIKPIEVYEVATFYTMFNMKPVGKYVLEVCRTGPCMVSGSEKILNHIRTKLNIKDGETTEDGMFTLKPAECLGACGYAPMMQLGKFFHENLTIEKVDEILDLCREGQVALD; this comes from the coding sequence ATGAGCGAAACAATAGCTTTTAAACCGGAAAGTTTAGCACTGGTGCACAAGATGATGGCAAGATATCCTGAGGGAAGACAAAAATCGGCCCTTATTCCTGTACTTCACCTGGCACAGAAAGAATTCGGAGGATGGCTGGACGTTCCGGTAATGGATTATGTTGCGGAACTGCTGAGCATCAAGCCCATCGAAGTATACGAAGTGGCTACTTTCTATACCATGTTCAATATGAAACCGGTAGGTAAATATGTACTGGAAGTTTGCAGAACGGGGCCTTGCATGGTTTCGGGAAGCGAAAAAATCCTTAATCATATCCGAACCAAACTGAACATTAAGGACGGGGAAACTACGGAAGACGGAATGTTTACCCTGAAGCCGGCCGAATGCCTTGGAGCGTGCGGATATGCTCCGATGATGCAGCTGGGGAAATTCTTCCACGAAAATTTAACGATTGAAAAAGTAGACGAAATCCTTGATCTTTGCAGAGAAGGACAGGTTGCTTTGGACTAA
- the nuoF gene encoding NADH-quinone oxidoreductase subunit NuoF, with protein sequence MSKKLLLKDAHVEGIRYFETYRKQGGYGAAEKALKMTPDEILEEVKASGLRGRGGAGFPTGMKWSFLAKPEGVPRHLVVNADESEPGTFKDRYLMEFLPHLLIEGMLISSYCLGSNTSYIYIRGEYSWIPDILEEAIEEAKAAGFLGKNILGTGFDLEIYVQRGAGAYICGEETALLESLEGKRGNPRLKPPFPAVKGLWERPTVVNNVESIAAIVPIIDITGAEYAKIGVGRSTGTKLISACGNINKPGVYEIDMTITVEEFIYSEEYCGGIKDGKRLKACIPGGSSVPIVPANLLLKTVNGEPRYMNYESLADGGFATGTMMGSGGFIVLDEDQCVVEHTMTLARFYNHESCGQCTPCREGTGWMYKILKKIEKGEGKMEDIDLLWDIQRKIEGNTICPLGDAAAWPVAAAIRHFRDEFEWHVKNPELCKTQNYGLAHYADPIPAVENNA encoded by the coding sequence ATGAGTAAAAAACTTTTACTTAAAGACGCACATGTTGAAGGCATCCGCTATTTCGAAACCTACCGCAAGCAAGGAGGTTACGGAGCAGCAGAAAAAGCCCTGAAAATGACACCGGACGAAATCCTGGAAGAAGTAAAAGCTTCGGGACTTCGCGGACGTGGAGGCGCAGGATTCCCGACCGGGATGAAATGGAGCTTCCTGGCAAAACCGGAAGGCGTTCCGAGACACTTGGTGGTAAATGCCGACGAATCGGAGCCTGGAACATTCAAAGACCGTTATCTGATGGAATTCCTTCCTCATCTTCTGATCGAGGGAATGCTGATTTCATCATACTGTTTAGGTTCCAACACTTCGTACATCTATATCCGTGGGGAATATTCATGGATTCCGGATATTTTAGAAGAAGCGATTGAAGAGGCCAAAGCAGCAGGATTTTTAGGTAAAAATATATTAGGAACAGGTTTCGATCTTGAAATCTATGTTCAGAGAGGTGCCGGAGCCTACATCTGTGGGGAAGAAACGGCCTTGCTCGAATCTCTTGAAGGAAAAAGAGGAAACCCAAGACTGAAACCGCCATTCCCGGCTGTAAAAGGACTTTGGGAAAGACCAACCGTAGTAAACAACGTTGAATCGATTGCGGCTATTGTTCCGATCATCGATATTACCGGAGCGGAATATGCTAAAATCGGCGTAGGAAGATCTACCGGTACCAAACTGATTTCTGCCTGCGGAAACATCAACAAACCGGGCGTTTATGAAATCGATATGACGATTACCGTTGAAGAATTCATTTACTCAGAAGAATATTGTGGCGGAATTAAGGACGGAAAAAGACTGAAAGCCTGTATCCCGGGTGGAAGTTCCGTTCCGATCGTTCCTGCCAATTTGTTATTAAAAACCGTAAACGGAGAACCGAGATACATGAACTACGAATCTTTGGCTGATGGTGGTTTCGCTACCGGAACCATGATGGGTTCAGGAGGGTTCATCGTGTTGGATGAAGACCAGTGTGTGGTGGAACATACCATGACTTTGGCAAGATTCTACAACCACGAAAGCTGCGGACAATGTACGCCTTGCCGTGAAGGTACGGGATGGATGTACAAGATTTTGAAGAAAATCGAGAAAGGAGAAGGAAAAATGGAAGATATCGATCTGCTTTGGGACATCCAGAGAAAGATCGAAGGAAATACGATCTGCCCATTGGGTGATGCGGCGGCATGGCCGGTGGCAGCAGCGATCCGTCACTTCAGAGACGAGTTTGAATGGCACGTGAAAAATCCTGAGTTGTGTAAAACCCAGAATTACGGGCTTGCCCATTATGCAGATCCAATCCCTGCTGTTGAGAACAATGCTTAA
- a CDS encoding 2Fe-2S iron-sulfur cluster-binding protein → MSEEVKKFKITIDGQTTEVLPGTSILEAARQIGGKSVPPAMCYYSKLETSGGRCRTCLVEVSKGSEADPRPMPKLVASCRTNVMDGMEVKNLSSEKAQEGRKAVTEFLLLNHPLDCPICDQAGECHLQDLGYEHGVENTRTEFERNTYDADDLGPHIKLNMNRCILCARCVLAANQLTGEREHGILFRGDHAEISTYLNKALDNDFIGNVIDVCPVGALTDRTARFASRVWFTKPMNASCNCGKCSGKAVVWMKGDEIVRVTARKDQWGEVEEFICDTCRFERKSLSDWNIEGPRHIDRHSVISLNHYEKPKDELRVLDNPMAKEISEKDEK, encoded by the coding sequence ATGAGCGAAGAGGTTAAAAAATTTAAAATAACTATAGACGGACAGACCACCGAAGTTTTGCCTGGAACTTCTATCCTGGAAGCTGCCAGACAGATCGGCGGAAAATCCGTACCTCCGGCAATGTGCTATTACAGCAAATTGGAAACCAGCGGAGGAAGATGCAGAACTTGCTTAGTGGAAGTTTCCAAAGGATCTGAAGCAGATCCGCGTCCTATGCCGAAATTGGTGGCAAGCTGCAGAACCAATGTAATGGACGGGATGGAAGTGAAAAACCTTTCTTCCGAAAAGGCACAGGAAGGCAGAAAAGCCGTAACTGAGTTTTTACTCTTGAACCACCCGTTAGACTGCCCGATTTGTGACCAGGCAGGAGAATGCCACCTTCAGGATCTTGGCTATGAGCACGGCGTGGAAAACACCAGAACGGAATTCGAAAGAAATACTTATGATGCCGATGACTTGGGGCCTCACATCAAACTGAATATGAACCGTTGCATCCTGTGTGCAAGATGCGTACTAGCTGCTAACCAGCTTACCGGAGAAAGAGAGCACGGAATCCTTTTCAGAGGAGATCACGCTGAAATTTCAACATATCTGAATAAAGCCCTTGATAATGATTTTATCGGAAACGTAATCGACGTTTGTCCGGTAGGGGCATTAACAGACAGAACCGCACGTTTTGCGAGCAGAGTATGGTTTACCAAACCGATGAATGCTTCTTGCAACTGTGGAAAATGTTCCGGAAAAGCAGTGGTTTGGATGAAAGGAGACGAAATTGTAAGGGTAACGGCCCGAAAAGACCAGTGGGGTGAAGTAGAAGAATTTATCTGCGATACCTGCCGTTTCGAAAGAAAGAGCCTGAGCGACTGGAACATCGAAGGTCCTAGACATATCGACAGACATTCGGTGATTTCACTCAACCATTACGAGAAGCCTAAAGACGAATTGAGAGTCCTAGATAATCCGATGGCAAAAGAGATCAGCGAAAAAGACGAAAAATAA
- the nuoH gene encoding NADH-quinone oxidoreductase subunit NuoH, which translates to MDLITFKLILVLALFLLSLTIAAYSTWAERKVASIMQDRIGPNRAGPFGLLQPLADGGKFFFKEDFTPANAEKFLFVLGPALVMFISLITGAVIPWGKSLNIAGTSYDLQVANIDVGVLFIIGMASIGVYGIMIGGWASNNKYSLLGAIRASSQMISYELAMGLALLSIIMMTGSLDLKEITASQTNGKLWGFIPWVSGLNWNIFYQPIAFLVFFVAALAETNRHPFDLPECESELVTGYSTEYSSMKLGLYMFGEYVNMFISNAFMVVLFFGGYNYPGIEWVTQHWGENTAGILSVVAFLTKTVIGILIFMWIRWTLPRFRYDQLMHLGWKTLIPMALVNLLITGAVILAFAN; encoded by the coding sequence ATGGATTTAATTACATTTAAACTTATACTTGTATTAGCACTTTTCCTGCTTTCGCTGACGATCGCAGCCTACTCTACCTGGGCGGAAAGAAAAGTAGCATCTATCATGCAGGACAGGATCGGGCCGAACAGAGCCGGGCCTTTCGGATTGCTGCAGCCTCTTGCGGATGGTGGAAAGTTTTTCTTTAAAGAAGATTTCACCCCTGCCAATGCGGAAAAATTCCTTTTCGTGTTGGGTCCGGCATTGGTGATGTTTATTTCATTGATTACCGGAGCGGTTATTCCTTGGGGTAAAAGTTTAAATATCGCCGGTACTTCGTACGATCTTCAGGTGGCAAACATCGACGTAGGAGTTCTTTTCATTATCGGAATGGCTTCTATCGGGGTTTACGGGATTATGATCGGAGGCTGGGCTTCCAACAACAAATATTCATTACTTGGGGCCATCCGTGCTTCTTCACAGATGATTTCTTACGAATTGGCAATGGGATTGGCTTTGCTTTCCATCATTATGATGACGGGAAGTCTTGATCTTAAAGAAATTACGGCAAGCCAGACCAACGGAAAATTGTGGGGCTTTATTCCATGGGTTTCCGGACTGAACTGGAATATCTTTTATCAGCCGATTGCTTTCCTTGTTTTCTTCGTTGCTGCTTTGGCAGAAACCAACAGACACCCTTTTGATTTACCGGAATGTGAATCTGAATTGGTAACCGGATATTCTACGGAATATTCTTCGATGAAATTAGGATTGTACATGTTCGGTGAATATGTGAATATGTTTATCTCCAATGCTTTCATGGTCGTTCTTTTCTTCGGAGGATACAATTATCCGGGAATTGAATGGGTAACGCAGCACTGGGGTGAAAATACCGCAGGAATTTTAAGTGTTGTGGCATTTTTAACCAAGACGGTAATCGGAATCCTGATCTTCATGTGGATCAGATGGACACTGCCGAGATTCAGATACGATCAGTTAATGCACCTGGGATGGAAAACGCTGATCCCGATGGCATTGGTAAATTTATTAATTACAGGAGCCGTAATCTTAGCTTTTGCCAATTAA
- a CDS encoding NADH-quinone oxidoreductase subunit I has protein sequence MKLTNRSKVVSNKEMTLAEKIYLPAIFTGMGITFKHAVRTVLKGAPAVYAYPEVQKPRAEIWRGQHVLKRDEEGRERCTACGLCAVACPAEAITMTAAERTKEEKHLYREEKYASVYEINMLRCIFCGMCEEACPKSAIYLTDRLVDVETNRGSFIYGKDKLVEKINERIDITERQSEKQKNAVK, from the coding sequence ATGAAACTTACAAACAGATCAAAAGTTGTTTCCAATAAAGAAATGACCCTTGCTGAAAAAATCTACCTGCCTGCAATCTTTACAGGGATGGGGATTACCTTTAAGCATGCTGTAAGAACCGTACTGAAAGGAGCACCCGCTGTATATGCGTATCCGGAAGTACAGAAGCCGAGAGCAGAAATCTGGAGAGGCCAGCACGTTTTGAAAAGAGACGAAGAAGGCAGAGAAAGATGCACCGCTTGCGGACTTTGTGCGGTGGCATGCCCTGCAGAGGCCATTACCATGACGGCTGCTGAAAGAACAAAAGAGGAAAAGCACCTGTACCGGGAAGAAAAATATGCATCGGTATATGAAATCAATATGCTAAGATGTATCTTTTGCGGGATGTGCGAAGAAGCCTGCCCGAAATCTGCGATCTATCTTACCGACCGTTTGGTAGACGTGGAAACCAACAGAGGTTCTTTCATTTACGGAAAAGACAAATTGGTGGAAAAAATAAATGAAAGGATTGATATCACTGAAAGACAGTCCGAGAAACAAAAAAATGCGGTAAAATAA
- a CDS encoding NADH-quinone oxidoreductase subunit J encodes MDQFLFFLVAFLAVASAVYFVFARNPLYAILSLIVTMFSIAGMYILLNAQFLAIIQIIVYAGAIMVLFLYILMMLNLNKQDESKKNNTLKFAGVFTAGLLLIGVLGVFRGVQQNHVAVADADGSIGLTKNLGRLLFNEYVLPFELASILILAGIVGAVLIGKKDL; translated from the coding sequence ATGGATCAGTTTTTATTTTTCTTGGTGGCGTTTTTAGCAGTGGCAAGTGCGGTGTATTTCGTATTTGCAAGAAATCCTCTCTATGCTATTTTGTCATTAATTGTTACAATGTTTTCGATTGCGGGTATGTACATTCTCCTGAATGCACAGTTTCTTGCGATTATCCAGATTATAGTATATGCCGGGGCGATCATGGTATTGTTCCTGTACATCCTGATGATGCTTAACCTTAATAAGCAAGACGAAAGTAAGAAGAACAATACTTTAAAGTTTGCCGGTGTTTTTACGGCAGGTCTTCTGTTAATTGGAGTTTTGGGAGTATTCAGAGGCGTACAGCAGAATCATGTGGCTGTAGCAGATGCTGATGGAAGCATCGGGCTTACCAAAAACCTGGGCAGACTTTTGTTTAATGAATATGTTTTACCGTTTGAGCTTGCATCCATCCTTATTCTGGCAGGTATTGTAGGTGCGGTATTAATCGGTAAAAAAGATTTATAA
- the nuoK gene encoding NADH-quinone oxidoreductase subunit NuoK codes for MGEVNTFIQSIPLNYFIILSSVLFCLGVLGVLLRKNAIVILGCVELMLNSVNLLLAAFSAYKGNGDGQLLVFFIMVVAAAEVAVGLAIIAMLYRNTRSVDVSIFNKLRG; via the coding sequence ATGGGAGAAGTAAATACATTTATACAAAGCATCCCTCTGAACTACTTCATCATCCTTTCGTCAGTATTATTCTGTCTGGGCGTGTTGGGCGTATTGCTGAGAAAAAATGCTATTGTTATTTTGGGTTGTGTAGAGCTTATGCTGAATTCGGTAAACCTTTTACTCGCTGCATTTTCGGCGTACAAAGGAAACGGCGACGGACAACTTTTAGTTTTCTTCATTATGGTGGTGGCTGCTGCGGAAGTGGCAGTAGGTCTGGCAATTATTGCTATGCTTTATAGAAATACCCGTTCTGTTGATGTAAGTATATTTAATAAATTAAGAGGATAA